One stretch of Ammospiza nelsoni isolate bAmmNel1 chromosome 21, bAmmNel1.pri, whole genome shotgun sequence DNA includes these proteins:
- the POLR2J gene encoding DNA-directed RNA polymerase II subunit RPB11-a produces MNAPPAFESFLLFEGEKKITINKDTKVPNACLFTINKEDHTLGNIIKSQLLKDPQVLFAGYKVPHPLEHKIIIRVQTTPDYSPQEAFTNAITDLISELSLLEERFRVAIKDKQEGIE; encoded by the exons ATGAACGCGCCTCCGGCCTTCGAGTCCTTCCTGCTCTTCGAGGGCGAGAAAAA gATCACCATCAACAAGGACACCAAGGTGCCCAACGCCTGCCTGTTCACCATCAACAAGGAGGACCACACGCTCGGCAACATCATCAAGTC GCAGCTGCTCAAAGACCCCCAGGTGCTGTTTGCAGGGTACAAGGTCCCACACCCTCTGGAACATAAAATCATCATCCGTGTCCAAACCACGCCAGATTACAGCCCCCAGGAAGCTTTCACCAATGCCATCACAGACCTGATCAGTGAGCTCTCCCTCCTGGAGGAGAGATTCAGG gttgCAATTAAGGACAAACAAGAAGGAATTGAGTAA
- the LOC132082569 gene encoding ras GTPase-activating protein 4-like, with translation MARRSALSIRIVEGRNLPAKDITGSSDPYCIVKIDDEAIIRTATVWKTLSPFWGEEYEVQLQPGFHSISIYVMDEDALSRDDIIGKVCITRDMLAEHPKGYSGWMSLSEVDPDEEVQGEIHLRVEVLGSQGSRRLRCSVLEARDLARKDRNGASDPFVRLRYNGKTQESTVVKKSCYPRWNETFEFELAEPAGEKLCVEVWDWDLVGRNDFLGKVVFSVQGLEAAEQEEGWFRLWPDKSKPTEDGRRGSLGSLQLQVKLRDETVLPSQCYQPLVQLLCQEVKSGCQDGQVHLVTLLDETATAECRQEVAINLVKLFLGQGLVKEFLDLLFELELAKPCEPNTLFRSNSLASKSMESFLKVTGMPYLHFVLGPTITRVFEEKKYVELDPGKVEIKDVGCSGLHRVQTEGEVIEQGRQHLQSYLGELLDAIVRSAPACPPLIRAAFRQLFQRVGERFPQHQHAKFVAVTSFLCLRFFSPAVMTPKLFQLRATHADARTSRTLLLLAKAIQLVGNMEPAAGRAKETWLSPLLPALQQGTARMRDFITRLVGTEEEQGQEQGEGRPPPAVLKEGLLLVHKTRGEGPLLAAAAGKKLHFCLTGESLGFGKSPGAERIGAIALGDILAAEKVEEKSFGSSHVMQVVYLATGGQQETAYLQCKCVNELNQWLSALRKVCGNNPRLLRSYHPGVFRGDKWSCCHQRDRTGLGCDRTRHGVTLQDWSDPLEPAVEAQRLFQHLQGLRDTLRDKYWELLEPEHAQNGARREDAALPEGLSRLLAVLAELERCHGRALPPPPPAPALLRLQT, from the exons ATGGCCCGGCGCAGCGCCCTCTCCATCCGCATCGTGGAGGGCAGGAACCTGCCCGCCAAGGACAT CACGGGGAGCAGTGACCCCTACTGCATCGTGAAGATCGATGATGAGGCCATCATCAG GACTGCCACGGTGTGGAAGACGCTGTCCCCATTCTGGGGGGAGGAATACGaggtgcagctccagcctggcttccACAGCATCTCCATCTACGTCATGGACGAGGATGCCCTCAG CCGTGATGACATCATTGGCAAGGTCTGCATCACCCGGGACATGCTGGCAGAGCACCCCAAGG GATACAGCGGCTGGATGAGCCTCAGCGAGGTGGACCCTGATGAGGAGGTGCAGGGGGAGATCCACCTGCGGGTGGAGgtgctgggcagccagggcagccgGCGGCTGCGCTGCTCCGTGCTGGAGGCCAG GGATTTGGCCAGGAAGGACCGGAATGGTGCCTCTGACCCCTTTGTCCGCCTGCGCTACAATGGGAAGACACAGGAGAGCACC GTGGTCAAGAAATCCTGTTACCCTCGCTGGAACGAGACCTTTGAGTTCGAGCTGGCTGAGCCTGCTGGGGAGAAGCTCTGTGTGGAGGTGTGGGACTGGGACCTCGTCGGCAGGAACGACTTCCTGGGCAAG GTGGTGTTCAGCGTGCAGGGGCTGGAGGCGGCCGAGCAGGAGGAGGGGTGGTTCAGGCTGTGGCCAGACAAGTCCAAACCGACAGAGGATGG gcgccggggcagcctgggctcgctgcagctgcaggtgaaGCTTCGGGACGAGACAGTTCTTCCCTCCCAGTGCTaccagcccctggtgcagctcctgtgccaggagGTGAAGTCGGGGTGCCAG GATGGCCAAGTGCACCTGGTCACCCTCCTGGACGAAACCGCCACGGCCGAGTGCCGCCAGGAGGTCGCCATCAACTTGGTCAAACTCTTCCTGGGCCAGGGGCTGGTCAAGGAGTTTCTGGACCTGCTCTTTGAGCTGGAGCTGGCCAAGCCCT GTGAGCCCAACACTCTGTTCCGGAGCAACTCTCTGGCCTCGAAGTCCATGGAGTCCTTCCTCAAG GTGACAGGGATGCCATACCTGCACTTTGTCCTGGGCCCCACCATCACCCGCGTGTTCGAGGAGAAGAAGTACGTGGAGCTGGACCCCGGCAAGGTGGAGATCAAAGACGTCGG GTGCTCGGGGCTGCACCGGGTGCAGACGGAGGGCGAGGTGATCGAGCAGGGCCGGCAGCACCTCCAGTCCTACCTGGGCGAGCTCCTGGACGCCATCGTCAGGTCGGCCCCGGCGTGTCCGCCCCTGATCCGCGCCGCGTTCCGCCAGCTCTTCCAGCGCGTCGGGGAGCGCTTCCCGCAGCACCAG CACGCCAAATTTGTGGCTGTCACCAGCTTCCTGTGCCTGCGCTTCTTCTCGCCGGCCGTGATGACGCCCAAGCTGTTCCAGCTGCGGGCCACACACGCGGACGCGCGGACCAGCCgcacgctgctgctgctggccaag GCCATCCAGCTGGTGGGGAACATGGAGCCGGCGGCCGGGCGCGCCAAGGAGACGTGGCTGTCGCCGCTGCTGCCcgccctgcagcagggcaccGCCCGCATGAGGGACTTCATCACCCGCCTGGTGGGCAccgaggaggagcagggccaggagcagggtGAGGGGCGGCCCCCGCCCGCCGTGCTGAAGGAGGGGCTGCTCCTTGTGCACAAGACACGGGGCGAGGGGCCGCTGCTCGCTGCTGCCGCCGGCAAGAAACTGCATTTCTGCCTCACCGGGGAGTCCCTGGGCTTCGGCAAGAGCCCCGGAGCGGAG CGCATCGGTGCCATCGCCCTGGGCGACATCCTGGCGGCCGAGAAGGTGGAGGAGAAGAGCTTCGGCAGCTCGCACGTCATGCAGGTGGTCTACCTGGCCACGGGCGGGCAGCAGGAGACGGCCTACCTGCAGTGCAAG TGTGTCAACGAGCTGAACCAGTGGCTGTCGGCCCTGCGCAAGGTGTGCGGCAACAACCCCCGGCTGCTCCGCTCCTACCACCCCGGCGTGTTCCGCGGCGACaagtggagctgctgccaccagcgCGACAGGACAG GGCTGGGATGCGACCGGACCCGGCACGGCGTCACCCTGCAGGACTGGAGTGACCCGCTGGAGCCCGCGGTGGAGGCTCAGCGCCTcttccagcacctgcagggccTGCGGGACACGCTCAG GGACAAgtactgggagctgctggagccggAGCACGCCCAGAACGGAGCCCGGAGGGAAG ACGCTGCCCTGCCCGAGGGGCTGAGCCGGTTGCTGGCGGTGCTGGCGGAGCTGGAGCGCTGCCACGGGCGGGCGCTGCCTCCGCCGCCCCCGGCGCCGGCGCTGCTGCGGCTGCAGACGTGA
- the LOC132082707 gene encoding uroplakin-3b-like protein 1 produces the protein MWADGAHRRLPGDAEQLPHSRPRHRGARTMIPLLLLLLPAAHGIVELGTKPALTQDLEGVTTATTFVLEQPRCIFGNFSNAVIWLVVALDKDASAFNNSAEPGTPETAFQSFPNAVSAYMTLNATLASYPCPKPAGDITVLRVGSETSCATDVSRPTCNGPLPGPGPYRVKFLALEGSVPVAETAWSEPITLRTAKPLSSISTAGSGHSAGMIAITAILSILLAILLAALVAMLFSCGSDSCGSSTFSKPESVSVQRYNTHHVYDQAAARL, from the exons atgtGGGCGGACGGTGCCCACAGGCGGCTCCCCGGGGACGCGGAGCAGCTCCCGCACTCCCGCCCTCGGCACCGCGGAGCCCGCACCATGatcccgctgctgctgctgctcctgcccgcCGCCCACGGCATCG TCGAGCTGGGGACCAAGCCAGCCCTGACCCAGGATCTGGAGGGGGTGACAACTGCCACCACCTTCGTGCTGGAGCAGCCCCGCTGCATCTTCGGAAACTTCAGCAACGCCGTCATCTGGCTGGTGGTGGCCCTGGACAAGG atgCATCCGCCTTCAACAACAGCGCGGAGCCGGGGACTCCCGAGACCGCGTTCCAGAGCTTCCCTAACGCCGTCAGTGCCTACATGACCCTGAACGCCACCCTGGCCAGCTACCCCTGCCCCAAACCCGCCGGGGACATCACGGTGCTGCGGGTGGGCAGCGAGACGAGCTGTGCCACCGATGTGTCGCGACCCACGTGCAATGgccccctgcccggccccgggccCTACCG GGTGAAGTTCCTGgccctggagggctctgtgcccgTGGCCGAGACAGCCTGGTCGGAGCCCATCACGCTGAGGACAG CCAAACCACTCAGCAGCATCTCCACGGCGGGCAGCGGGCACAGCGCCGGCATGATCGCCATCACCGCcatcctctccatcctcctcgCCATCCTGCTGGCCGCGCTGGTGGCCATGCTCTTCTCCTGCGG ctcggaCTCGTGCGGCAGCAGCACCTTCAGCAAGCCCGAGTCGGTGTCGGTGCAGCGCTACAACACCCACCACGTCTATGACCAGGCGGCCGCCCGGCTCTGA
- the LOC132082811 gene encoding uroplakin-3b-like, whose amino-acid sequence MELPWVLLALAGTAAADLARLPYVPQVPPMALLGRVTATTFALERPRCVFDGHADASDAVWLAVAFANASAAFRNPQCRAEVPPYKELLSARSYMTLETAAAAFSCSAPGPAVLRVGADTACRDQGRQDPCNGPLPSPGPYRVKFLLMGCRGPKAETRWSEPILLRTALSPSTIEAAPARPGSALVVIASILASLGAALAAAVLGALGATVWGSLRHRGLGTGASTRRSYRTHHIPPGPGCGRSPPGLGPSAPQPAPCQRTLELFGLDGTVKGPPRSNPPATGGDSFH is encoded by the exons ATGGAGCTGCCGTGGGTGCTGCTGGCGCTGGCTGGGACGGCGGCCGCGGACCTGG CCCGGCTGCCCTACGTGCCCCAGGTGCCCCCCatggccctgctgggcagggtCACCGCCACCACCTTCGCTCTGGAGCGGCCCCGCTGCGTCTTCGACGGCCACGCCGATGCCTCCGACGCCGTTTGGCTGGCGGTGGCCTTTGCCAACG CCTCGGCCGCCTTCAGGAACCCGCAGTGCCGGGCCGAGGTGCCCCCGTAcaaggagctgctctctgcccgCTCCTACATGACCCTGGAGACGGCGGCGGCCGCGTTTTCCTGCTCGGCACCGGGCCCGGCCGTGCTGCGGGTCGGGGCTGACACGGCCTGCAGGGACCAGGGCAGACAGGACCCCTGCAATGGGCCCCTGCCCTCCCCGGGACCCTACAG GGTGAAGTTCCTGCTGATGGGCTGCCGCGGCCCCAAAGCGGAGACGCGCTGGTCCGAGCCCATCCTCCTGCGCACAG CGCTCAGCCCGAGCACCATCGAggccgctcccgcccgcccTGGCAGCGCCCTGGTGGTGATCGCCTCCATCCTGGCCAGCCTGGGGGCCGCGCTGGCCGCCGCCGTGCTCGGAGCCCTGGG TGCCACGGTGTGGGGCTCCCTGCGCCACCGGGGCTTGGGGACCGGCGCCTCCACGCGCAGATCCTACCGGACCCACCACATCCCCCCGGGCCCCGGCTGCGGGCGGAGCCCCCCGGGGCTGGGCCCCTCTGCCCCCCAACCTGCTCCGTGCCAGAGAACCCTGGAGCTGTTTGGGTTGGACGGGACCGTGAAGGGACCACCTcgttccaacccccctgccacaggcggggacagcttccactag